The proteins below come from a single Demetria terragena DSM 11295 genomic window:
- a CDS encoding formimidoylglutamate deiminase yields the protein MSVYWAENAFLPAGLAHNVRFEIDKSRFVTITPDVPQDEAYKLPGVVLPGLANCHSHAFHRALRGRTHHGGGTFWTWREQMYAIAGRLDPDTYLTLARAVYAEMALAGITSVGEFHYLHHAPGGGQYADPNDMGEALRQAARDAGVRLTLLDTCYLAGGLNADGHLPLVGVQERFGDRDAHAWSTRVSRLREDDQFRVGAAVHSVRAVPREHLATIREAAAGRPLHAHVSEQPGENDACHAFYGLSPTALFHEAGMVDDQFSAVHATHLSDADVRALGSVRATACFCPTTERDLADGIGPARGLLDAGAQLSLGSDQHAVIDILEEARALEMHERLNTLQRGRIQPDELLSAATAHGTIGWPEVGRLAVAQRADLVAVRLDTVRTAGVDPAQIVLAASAGDIDTVIRDGEVVVSGGEHRLGDVGRMLNDAITPLWTEN from the coding sequence GTGAGCGTCTACTGGGCCGAAAACGCTTTCCTGCCAGCGGGGCTCGCACACAACGTGCGCTTCGAAATCGACAAGAGTCGCTTCGTCACGATCACTCCCGACGTTCCGCAGGATGAGGCATACAAACTTCCTGGCGTGGTTCTTCCCGGGCTCGCCAACTGCCACAGCCATGCCTTCCATCGCGCGCTGCGCGGACGTACGCACCATGGCGGTGGAACGTTTTGGACCTGGCGCGAGCAGATGTATGCGATCGCTGGTCGGCTCGACCCGGACACCTACCTCACCCTCGCGCGAGCCGTCTATGCCGAAATGGCGTTGGCCGGGATCACCAGCGTGGGGGAGTTCCACTACCTGCACCACGCACCGGGCGGCGGACAGTATGCCGACCCCAACGACATGGGTGAGGCGCTGCGGCAAGCGGCTCGGGACGCCGGGGTCAGACTGACGTTGCTCGACACCTGCTATCTCGCAGGGGGATTGAACGCCGATGGACACCTTCCGCTCGTGGGCGTTCAGGAGCGGTTTGGCGACCGCGACGCACACGCCTGGTCGACGCGGGTGTCTCGGTTGCGCGAAGATGACCAATTTCGTGTGGGCGCAGCGGTGCACTCGGTGCGCGCCGTTCCCCGGGAACACCTGGCGACGATTCGCGAGGCTGCCGCGGGGCGGCCGCTGCATGCGCACGTGTCTGAACAACCAGGCGAGAACGATGCCTGCCACGCTTTCTATGGACTCAGTCCGACTGCGCTATTTCACGAGGCCGGCATGGTCGACGACCAGTTCAGCGCTGTTCATGCGACTCATCTGAGCGACGCTGACGTCCGTGCGCTCGGATCTGTGCGCGCCACCGCGTGCTTTTGCCCGACGACCGAACGTGACCTTGCCGATGGCATCGGGCCGGCACGTGGCCTGCTCGACGCCGGGGCGCAGCTCAGCCTCGGTTCGGATCAGCATGCCGTCATCGACATCCTCGAAGAGGCGCGCGCCCTTGAAATGCATGAGCGACTGAACACGCTGCAACGAGGGCGGATTCAGCCTGATGAACTGTTGTCTGCGGCTACCGCACACGGCACGATTGGCTGGCCGGAGGTGGGGCGCCTCGCGGTTGCCCAGCGCGCCGATCTCGTCGCCGTCCGACTCGATACCGTTCGAACGGCCGGAGTGGATCCGGCTCAGATCGTGCTCGCGGCGAGTGCCGGTGACATTGACACCGTCATCCGGGATGGTGAGGTCGTCGTCTCGGGCGGCGAGCATCGCCTTGGTGACGTGGGGCGAATGCTGAACGACGCGATCACACCCCTCTGGACGGAGAACTGA
- the hutI gene encoding imidazolonepropionase, whose amino-acid sequence MTSTVVTNIGELLTNDPEAGEGELGLVNQAAVVIDADEIVWVGLAAEAPAADQRVDVEGRAVIPGFVDSHAHLVFAGDRSAEFAARMTGEAYDGGGIAVSVAATRDASDDQLRALVTRRVAEMRSQGTTTVEIKSGYGLTVEDEARALRIAAEFTSETTFLGAHVVPPEMRAGRDAYVDLVVGDMLTACAPHARWIDVFCEPHSPHAFTEDESRRVLRAGQEAGLLARVHGNQLGEGPGVRLAVEVGAASVDHCTYLADSDIDALAASDTVATLLPGVEFSTRSPYPDARRLIDAGVQVAIASDCNPGTCYSSSIPTAIALAVREMGMTPAEALIAATLGAAASLRRDDVGRVSVGARADLAVLDAPSYLHIPYRAGVPIASTLDVG is encoded by the coding sequence ATGACCAGCACCGTCGTCACCAACATCGGCGAGCTCCTCACCAACGACCCCGAAGCCGGCGAGGGCGAGCTCGGTCTGGTCAACCAGGCCGCTGTCGTCATCGACGCCGATGAGATCGTGTGGGTCGGCCTCGCGGCTGAGGCTCCGGCGGCAGACCAGCGCGTCGATGTCGAGGGGCGTGCAGTCATCCCGGGCTTCGTCGATAGCCATGCGCATCTCGTCTTCGCCGGCGACCGCTCCGCCGAGTTCGCCGCGCGTATGACCGGCGAGGCGTACGACGGCGGTGGCATTGCGGTCTCAGTCGCCGCGACTCGGGACGCCTCGGATGATCAGTTGCGGGCGCTCGTCACCCGTCGAGTTGCCGAGATGCGTTCACAAGGAACGACGACGGTCGAGATCAAGAGCGGATATGGACTGACCGTCGAAGACGAGGCACGAGCACTACGAATCGCTGCCGAGTTCACCTCCGAGACGACGTTTCTTGGCGCGCATGTTGTCCCGCCCGAGATGCGTGCCGGCCGGGATGCCTACGTCGACCTGGTCGTCGGCGACATGCTCACCGCGTGCGCACCGCACGCCCGCTGGATCGATGTTTTCTGTGAGCCGCACAGCCCGCATGCCTTCACCGAGGATGAGTCCCGAAGGGTGCTACGCGCCGGGCAGGAAGCAGGTCTACTGGCCCGGGTCCACGGCAATCAGCTGGGCGAGGGACCGGGGGTGCGCCTTGCGGTGGAGGTTGGCGCCGCGTCCGTTGACCACTGCACGTATTTGGCCGACTCTGACATTGATGCGCTTGCGGCGAGCGACACGGTAGCCACCCTTCTACCTGGCGTGGAGTTCTCGACCAGATCGCCCTACCCCGATGCCCGCCGGTTGATTGACGCCGGTGTCCAGGTCGCGATTGCGAGCGACTGCAATCCGGGAACCTGCTATTCCAGTTCGATCCCCACGGCGATCGCCCTCGCCGTGCGCGAGATGGGCATGACGCCTGCCGAGGCACTCATAGCTGCGACCCTCGGCGCTGCGGCCTCGTTGCGCCGAGACGACGTCGGGCGCGTGAGTGTCGGAGCGCGCGCCGACCTCGCGGTGCTCGACGCGCCGTCGTACCTGCACATTCCGTACCGCGCGGGTGTGCCCATCGCGTCGACGTTGGACGTCGGGTAA
- a CDS encoding TIM barrel protein, producing MPERSAMIGEIQVADVPGRCEPGTGEINYSSVARALADAGYRGTIGLESWASGEPEVALERFRYAFTL from the coding sequence GTGCCGGAGCGCTCTGCCATGATCGGCGAGATTCAGGTCGCCGACGTACCAGGTCGATGCGAACCGGGCACTGGCGAGATCAACTACTCATCGGTGGCGCGCGCCTTGGCCGACGCGGGATATCGCGGCACCATTGGACTTGAGTCCTGGGCGAGCGGTGAGCCGGAGGTCGCGCTCGAACGCTTTCGCTACGCGTTCACGCTGTGA
- a CDS encoding TIM barrel protein, protein MKILQRLADLAREHDVVFVLENLNTAVDHPGTPFALASDCPELVKAVDIPHLRLMLDLYHAQIGEGNLIELCRSALP, encoded by the coding sequence GTGAAAATCCTTCAGCGACTTGCGGATCTCGCGCGGGAGCACGATGTGGTGTTCGTCCTGGAGAATCTCAACACGGCCGTCGACCACCCAGGCACGCCGTTTGCCCTTGCGTCGGACTGCCCTGAGTTGGTCAAGGCGGTCGACATCCCCCACCTGCGTTTGATGCTCGACTTGTATCACGCTCAGATCGGCGAGGGGAATCTCATCGAACTGTGCCGGAGCGCTCTGCCATGA
- a CDS encoding Gfo/Idh/MocA family protein, with translation MTNPLRVGVIGVGKMGADHADRVTSSLGGAVLAAVADPDTTTAEQLATAYGVRAFADPLALIADEDVDAVIIASPGFVHEEQLLACIDAGKYALCEKPLTMDAESSRRVVEAERAGGTPLIQVGFMRRFDPEYLEMKRHIDDDDFGRLLLVHNVHRNKAVPTDFLSEMAVRDSLVHEVDTVRWLFGQEITEITVHSPAPSSLAHDGMVDPQIAIFKMAGGGMVTNEVFVNCQVGYEVRCEATLEHGSLTVGLGGGTLIRSQNRWGGSIPDDFRVRFADAYDREVQSWVGATRRGEVVGPTAWDGLASTVVCTAGMESLASGRPVSVSLPEVE, from the coding sequence ATGACCAACCCTCTGCGCGTCGGTGTCATCGGCGTCGGCAAGATGGGCGCCGACCACGCTGACCGCGTCACCTCCTCTCTCGGTGGCGCAGTGCTTGCGGCAGTGGCCGATCCAGACACCACCACGGCGGAGCAGCTGGCGACGGCATACGGAGTCCGCGCCTTTGCCGACCCACTGGCACTGATCGCCGATGAAGACGTCGACGCCGTGATCATCGCCTCTCCCGGTTTTGTGCACGAGGAACAACTGCTGGCCTGTATCGACGCGGGCAAGTACGCACTCTGCGAGAAGCCGCTGACGATGGACGCGGAGTCCTCACGCCGCGTGGTCGAGGCCGAGCGAGCGGGCGGGACACCGCTGATTCAAGTCGGGTTCATGCGCCGCTTCGATCCGGAGTATCTCGAGATGAAGCGCCACATCGACGACGACGATTTCGGTCGGCTTCTCCTCGTGCACAACGTGCATCGCAATAAGGCGGTCCCCACGGACTTCCTGTCCGAGATGGCGGTCCGCGACTCACTCGTGCACGAGGTCGACACGGTGCGGTGGCTCTTTGGTCAAGAGATCACCGAGATCACCGTGCATTCGCCCGCGCCGTCATCGCTCGCCCACGACGGCATGGTCGACCCGCAGATCGCGATCTTCAAAATGGCTGGCGGCGGCATGGTGACCAACGAGGTGTTCGTGAACTGCCAGGTCGGTTATGAAGTGCGCTGTGAGGCCACGCTTGAGCATGGCAGCCTCACGGTCGGCTTGGGCGGTGGCACGTTGATCCGTTCACAGAACCGTTGGGGCGGAAGCATTCCCGACGATTTCAGGGTGCGTTTCGCCGATGCCTACGACCGCGAGGTGCAATCGTGGGTCGGGGCCACCAGACGCGGTGAAGTGGTCGGCCCTACCGCGTGGGACGGCCTTGCCTCGACCGTCGTGTGCACGGCCGGGATGGAGTCACTCGCCTCCGGACGCCCTGTTTCGGTTTCGCTGCCCGAAGTCGAGTGA
- a CDS encoding sugar phosphate isomerase/epimerase family protein: MTNPALIGSAPDSWGVWNAEDPVQVPWQRFLDEVAQAGYTRIELGPYGYLPTDPKRLQDEIDQRGLTVTAGTIFEHLHRESGWDSTWNDVSAAAKLTAAMGAKHLVVIPEFWRDPVSGEVLEDQAMPDAQWATYAERMNELGRRIREEFGLQIQFHPHADTHVDTHANVERFLAETDPEHVSICLDTGHISYCEGDNLKLIQDYPERIGYAHLKQVDPKIMEKVRAEGLGFGEAVKLGAMCEPPQGIPPMPPVLEALAALDHVELFAIVEQDLYPCEPDVPLPIATRTLSYLQSCGPLR, translated from the coding sequence GCTTCCTGGACGAGGTCGCACAGGCCGGATACACACGCATCGAACTCGGTCCCTACGGCTACCTCCCGACCGACCCCAAGCGGCTTCAGGACGAGATCGACCAGCGCGGACTGACCGTGACTGCAGGCACGATCTTCGAGCACCTGCATCGCGAAAGCGGTTGGGACTCAACGTGGAACGACGTTTCTGCTGCCGCCAAGCTCACCGCTGCCATGGGTGCAAAGCACCTGGTGGTCATCCCAGAGTTTTGGCGCGACCCTGTCAGTGGGGAGGTACTCGAGGACCAGGCCATGCCCGATGCGCAGTGGGCGACGTATGCCGAGCGCATGAACGAACTCGGCCGACGGATCCGCGAGGAGTTTGGCCTTCAGATCCAGTTCCACCCACATGCCGACACACACGTCGACACTCATGCCAATGTCGAGCGATTCCTCGCCGAGACCGACCCCGAGCACGTGTCGATCTGCCTCGACACCGGGCACATCTCTTACTGCGAGGGTGACAACCTCAAACTGATCCAGGACTACCCCGAGCGCATCGGGTATGCCCACCTCAAGCAGGTGGACCCCAAGATCATGGAGAAGGTACGCGCCGAGGGCCTCGGCTTCGGCGAGGCGGTCAAGCTTGGCGCGATGTGCGAGCCACCCCAGGGCATACCGCCCATGCCGCCCGTGCTGGAAGCGCTGGCAGCACTAGATCACGTCGAGCTCTTCGCGATCGTCGAGCAGGATCTGTACCCCTGCGAGCCGGACGTCCCCCTGCCCATCGCAACCCGCACCTTGTCGTATCTGCAGTCCTGCGGACCACTCCGCTAA